The sequence below is a genomic window from Ignavibacteriales bacterium.
CTGAGTATTCAGTGCTATTTCCTCAAGAACTGTAGAAACTCTGAGGCAGTCTTTAAGCGAGCCGTTAAAAACAATCGATTTGCCTTTAACGTGCACTTCAAATGCATGACTTCTTGCAGTTTCAAATGTACAGCTTATTGCTTTAATTAGCTGAATAATTACTTCATCAAAAGTATGCCAGTCATCATTGTATAATACTACACGGCTTAATACATCAATCGTAGTTTCTTCATCAACGAGAATATCAATTTCAGGTTTTTCATCAATTCTTTTTTGCATAGTGCAAAAATAAACAATTGAGGCTGAACTTAAAAGACACAAACGTGTTCTCAATAAAGAAACCTGATGCTGATGAAATTCTTTATTGTCAAATCCAAATCGGCTTAGTTTGTTTTTATAGCAGTGTATGTTTATATTTTTTTATCAAAAATCAG
It includes:
- a CDS encoding ATP-dependent Clp protease adaptor ClpS, coding for MQKRIDEKPEIDILVDEETTIDVLSRVVLYNDDWHTFDEVIIQLIKAISCTFETARSHAFEVHVKGKSIVFNGSLKDCLRVSTVLEEIALNTQIIT